From a region of the Armatimonadota bacterium genome:
- a CDS encoding cytochrome c yields MNTSFLVNGLGAMSDAAVVVGILVALAGAGLAVHAAATRAHRTVRGRSAIAAGIVTFGLGVLVVRGSLAPPVDPFALRNPFPATFESVAIGERVYRQNCEVCHGPEGAGDGPLAATLRPRPVDFRVHMAMGHPDGQLFLWISNGIPGTAMPAWRGRLTEEERWHVINFIRSLAPVDR; encoded by the coding sequence ATGAACACGTCGTTCCTGGTGAACGGCCTGGGAGCGATGTCCGACGCGGCGGTTGTCGTCGGCATCCTCGTCGCCCTGGCCGGCGCCGGGCTCGCGGTGCACGCGGCGGCGACTCGGGCGCACCGAACCGTGCGAGGGCGGTCGGCGATCGCAGCGGGAATCGTGACCTTCGGACTGGGTGTGCTCGTGGTCCGCGGCTCGCTCGCGCCGCCGGTCGACCCGTTCGCCCTGCGCAACCCGTTTCCGGCCACGTTCGAGTCGGTGGCGATCGGAGAGCGCGTCTACCGACAGAACTGCGAGGTCTGTCACGGCCCGGAGGGTGCCGGCGACGGCCCCCTGGCGGCGACGCTGCGTCCGCGGCCGGTGGACTTCCGGGTGCACATGGCGATGGGACACCCCGACGGGCAACTGTTCTTGTGGATCAGCAACGGCATTCCCGGCACGGCGATGCCGGCCTGGCGCGGCCGGCTCACCGAGGAGGAGCGCTGGCACGTCATCAACTTCATCCGCAGCCTGGCGCCTGTGGACCGTTGA
- a CDS encoding CopD family protein, with protein MEAGVRTALYLGAVLLAGGGFFARWIAPPVDDATARRLVNGLHVGGGLIVFASLADVVLAVYGLQARLDLDLFAGYLGGSRHGIATLLRIGLVLLLLGSGLVGSSGNAVSGAAFAVAALGLFGTISWTSHAGAAGWGPLLADVVHLACAVGWGGALVYFAALPPRGHPDRLARAARRLSAVGAAGVVLLVGTGLYAAFVHLWGVEALTGTTYGRALLYKLGLVVAVWSVAAANRWRLLPTVLRGGSPTSFVLGVRAEAALLVAVFALTGTLTSQAPPERAEVRESISFEQQAGDWVVRGRLDPARGGFEIRFTARTRAGDVPDPSRVRVLAEMIGHRMPPVHVPVQQVTAGTFRGRAVLPMGGPWQMEIALPDGTARVHLLALRVEGVR; from the coding sequence GTGGAGGCGGGGGTTAGGACTGCACTCTATCTGGGCGCGGTCCTGCTCGCCGGCGGGGGTTTCTTCGCGCGCTGGATCGCGCCGCCCGTCGACGATGCGACCGCACGCCGTCTGGTCAACGGTCTGCACGTCGGGGGCGGGCTGATCGTCTTCGCGAGCCTGGCCGACGTTGTCCTCGCCGTCTACGGGTTGCAGGCACGGTTAGACCTGGATCTTTTCGCCGGCTACCTGGGCGGGAGCCGGCACGGGATTGCAACGCTGCTGCGGATCGGGCTCGTGCTGCTCCTGCTCGGGTCCGGACTTGTGGGCAGCTCGGGGAACGCCGTCAGCGGTGCCGCTTTCGCAGTCGCCGCGCTGGGCCTGTTCGGTACGATCAGCTGGACGTCGCACGCGGGTGCGGCCGGCTGGGGACCGTTGCTCGCCGATGTGGTGCACCTGGCCTGCGCGGTCGGTTGGGGAGGGGCACTGGTGTACTTTGCTGCCCTACCCCCGCGCGGACATCCCGACCGGCTGGCCCGAGCAGCCCGACGCCTCTCGGCCGTCGGAGCAGCCGGTGTCGTCCTGCTCGTGGGAACGGGTCTGTACGCTGCGTTCGTGCACCTGTGGGGAGTGGAGGCTCTCACGGGGACGACGTACGGGAGGGCGCTGCTGTACAAACTGGGGCTGGTGGTCGCTGTCTGGTCCGTGGCCGCTGCGAACCGGTGGCGGCTGCTCCCGACGGTGCTCCGGGGCGGGTCGCCGACGTCCTTCGTGCTGGGCGTACGTGCGGAGGCTGCGCTGTTGGTCGCGGTGTTCGCGCTCACCGGCACGCTCACCAGTCAGGCACCGCCCGAGCGGGCCGAGGTGCGGGAGTCGATCTCGTTCGAGCAACAGGCTGGAGATTGGGTCGTGCGGGGTCGGCTGGACCCCGCACGCGGAGGCTTCGAGATCCGCTTCACGGCCCGGACCCGCGCGGGGGACGTACCCGACCCGTCGCGGGTTCGTGTACTCGCCGAGATGATCGGGCACCGCATGCCGCCGGTCCACGTCCCGGTGCAGCAGGTCACGGCCGGGACGTTTCGCGGCCGTGCGGTGCTTCCGATGGGAGGCCCGTGGCAGATGGAGATCGCCCTGCCGGATGGGACGGCGCGGGTTCACCTTCTGGCACTGCGCGTGGAGGGTGTGCGATGA
- a CDS encoding copper resistance protein CopC: protein MRGPTLFAAGIAVAVVAAVLGIDAAAAHSYLRMSVPADGAVVTTPPREVRLVFSEPVEVRFSIFRVYPLNAPAGANRQQLNRIAALLVNEVLRRRGDETARADDGLATTDRVSAQIVIRLKENLTPGHFVVMWRVLSIDTHTTQGFFVFTYRPAGRSGGGG, encoded by the coding sequence ATGCGAGGGCCAACACTCTTCGCTGCCGGGATTGCTGTCGCGGTCGTCGCGGCTGTCCTCGGCATCGATGCCGCTGCAGCCCACTCGTACCTGAGGATGTCAGTGCCGGCTGACGGGGCCGTGGTGACCACCCCGCCGCGCGAGGTACGCTTGGTGTTTAGCGAACCCGTCGAGGTGCGCTTCAGCATCTTCAGGGTGTATCCGCTGAACGCGCCCGCTGGCGCGAACCGCCAGCAACTGAACAGGATCGCAGCGTTGCTGGTCAACGAGGTGCTGCGCCGGCGCGGCGACGAGACGGCGCGCGCCGACGACGGCCTGGCAACGACCGATCGCGTAAGCGCACAGATCGTGATCCGGCTCAAGGAGAACCTGACGCCTGGGCACTTCGTCGTCATGTGGCGCGTGCTGTCGATCGACACGCACACGACGCAGGGGTTCTTCGTGTTCACGTACCGGCCGGCAGGCAGGAGTGGAGGCGGGGGTTAG
- a CDS encoding YibE/F family protein has protein sequence MTKWSRCVASCAWIAVVLVVIIVAAIATVPLGASPGPAGAQSVDAFDPARVVEIVEEGERDLGGFRQSYQVVRVQITGGPDRGQETEAEFGEAFNVPQAQRLREGERVVLVRTAPAGEAFVVDRYRLPWMGVVLALFFGLALAFARWRGMTALLGLSLSLLVLVQFVVPQIMAGANPLVVTMLAALVIAVVSIYLAHGFYLRTTVAIVSTVLTLAVAAGLAMGFVSLAKLFGAGKEEAFYLQLGLLQTVNLRGLLLGGIILGALGVLDDITTAQAAVVAELKHANPTLSFRELYRRGLAVGQEHITALVNTLVLAYAGASLPLFILFTVDRGQPLWVTLNSEYIGEEVVRAAVGSIALILAVPITTALAAWTLKGEHVGGHAH, from the coding sequence GTGACGAAGTGGTCCAGATGCGTAGCATCGTGTGCGTGGATCGCAGTCGTTTTGGTCGTGATCATCGTCGCAGCGATCGCGACGGTGCCGCTGGGCGCGTCGCCCGGACCGGCCGGTGCACAGAGCGTGGATGCGTTCGATCCGGCGCGTGTCGTCGAGATCGTCGAAGAGGGCGAGCGCGACCTGGGCGGTTTCCGCCAGTCCTACCAAGTGGTCCGTGTGCAGATCACCGGAGGTCCGGACCGAGGCCAGGAGACGGAGGCCGAATTCGGGGAGGCGTTCAACGTTCCCCAGGCCCAGCGCCTACGCGAGGGGGAGCGGGTCGTCCTGGTCAGGACCGCTCCCGCCGGGGAGGCGTTCGTCGTCGACCGGTACAGGCTCCCGTGGATGGGCGTCGTGTTGGCGCTGTTCTTCGGTCTGGCCTTGGCGTTCGCGCGGTGGCGTGGGATGACGGCCTTGTTGGGTCTGAGCCTCAGCCTGCTGGTGCTCGTGCAGTTCGTGGTCCCGCAGATCATGGCGGGCGCAAACCCACTGGTGGTGACGATGCTAGCGGCGCTGGTGATCGCGGTGGTCTCGATCTACCTCGCGCACGGCTTCTACCTGCGGACCACGGTCGCGATCGTCAGTACGGTGCTGACGCTGGCGGTTGCCGCGGGGCTGGCGATGGGGTTCGTCTCGTTGGCCAAGTTGTTCGGGGCCGGCAAGGAGGAGGCGTTCTACCTGCAGCTGGGTCTCCTGCAGACGGTCAACCTGAGGGGGCTGCTGTTGGGCGGGATCATCCTGGGGGCGTTGGGGGTCCTCGACGACATCACGACGGCCCAGGCGGCCGTGGTCGCCGAGCTCAAGCACGCCAACCCCACGCTGTCGTTCCGGGAGCTGTACCGACGTGGCCTGGCAGTGGGCCAGGAGCACATCACCGCGCTGGTGAACACCCTCGTCTTGGCGTATGCGGGGGCTTCACTTCCCCTGTTCATCCTGTTCACGGTGGACCGCGGCCAGCCCCTTTGGGTGACGCTCAACAGCGAGTATATCGGCGAGGAAGTGGTGCGCGCCGCGGTCGGCAGCATCGCGCTGATCCTGGCCGTCCCCATCACGACCGCCCTGGCGGCTTGGACCCTCAAGGGGGAGCACGTCGGGGGTCACGCCCACTGA